The genomic stretch TAACTCATTAtctatatacatcaatttagttataacttataccactatACACTAATattactttaactatttttctTCGTTGTGCATTAATTTCCATgtaacataaatattttatttgaaacgGATATTAACAGGTTACCAAAAAACCAACATTTTCTTGTTTAGTCGAGCCAATAAGACCAACCAAACTCTAGCTAGGTGTAATTTAGTAGCAATTTTTAAACATGTTAAAAAACTAACCTTTAATGATGATATACAAATTTCATATGACTATGAGTTCTACACCAAATATGTCATCCACGGTCAACTACCAATAATCTTGGTAGTGAACATTGCGAATGGTAACCATTGATAGAGAACGCCATGCATGATAAACTAAAATTGGTAATTCAGCTCCCTTTCTCCCTCATCCATTTTTCGATAATTTAGCTCCACCTTCGAAATCGCTCCTCCATGAATCCTTCACATTTATATAGTTATTCTCTCACAAGTTCCTTCCAGAATTCATGCCCGAATGAGGCAAATTCTGCCGAGGATTTAAAAACTCACTTTTCCACTACCTCCGTAAAATGCAGAGGAATTGAAACGGAAGTTTAATTCCTCTGCAATTTTATGCCACCGTCGATTTTGAATTTCGATTCATCCCCTTTTTGTTATAAaccaaatttttaataaaatattaacttTCAATCTCATTAATAATATACAGAAGTAGCACTTCTATAGCCTAAATTTTCCTTTTGGGTTGGAGGGGAGTCTTGAATTGTTGAAGGAAAGCTGCAGCATAGCTTTCAAGTCTCTCCCTCCGTGGTAATTTCATCCAATTTTCAAGTTATTAGATTTTCCTATTAATTAGGTTATTGCACTGTAGCATTGCCATTTTGATGTTTTACTATTTTGTTATGCATTTATGTTTGTTAGTTTATTGAATTACAGAACTTGAGTTATTGGCAATTgatcattttgatttttgttgaaCTCTGTATTTATCAAAATTTggaagaggaaatggagataATTCAGCAAGGGAGTTATCAgattgttttgagttttgatcaATTGGTGTTGTATTGTGTGCATTTGGTGATGAAGCATTGATGGAATGTTGTTGTGAATTTAGGAAACCCGAAGATTAAGGCTACAGATTATCAAGTAACTATAGATACATAACAAAATGTCTGCTGTTGAGGTTGCTTTGAGTCCATTCTTGGAAGGGAAAGCACGGTATGGTGATTGTTTCAAGGACCGACTCAATCTGAGCACTAGTGAATCCATCGAGATCTACATCACCGGTGGGGGTTCCATGACCCCCATGCGCGTGATGGAGTCTGATTCCATTGCATCAGTGAAGCTTAGGATACAGACATGTAAAGGTTTTGAAGTGAAGAGGCAGAATCTTGTTTTTGGAGGCAGGGTGCTCTCAAAGACTGATTCTCTTGTCAAAGATTACGGCATCTCAGATGGGAATGCCTTGCATTTGGCGCTGAGGATCTCGGATCTCCTGCTGATTAATGTTAGCACGGCAAGTGGGGAAGAATTCAAGTTCCAAGTGGATAGGCACAGGAACGTAGGGTATCTAAAGCATAGGATTGCTAACAAGGGGAAAGGAGTTCATGCTATAGATTCGGACATATTCTGTCGAGGAGAGAAGCTCCATGACAATGGTAGGCTAATCAGTGATCTGAGTAACAATGGCGATGCTGTCATTCACTTGGTGGTGCACAAGTATGCTGAGGTTTGTAGCAAGGCCGTTGAGAGGGACCTCGAGCTCTCCATTGCCACTCCAAATTTGAACAAGGGGGTGGATGAGGAGAAGGCCAAGGATATGTTGGCTTTATCAAGGTCAATGCTAGGCCAAGATTTCTTCTTGAAACCAGATATAGTGAATCCATGTGTCCAGTTCCCACACTTCTTGTGGGAGATGGTGCAGTCTGTCTCAGACGGGTTAGCCCAAGGCAAACAGCCAGCTAAGTCATCCGAGGGCATGGGCGGAACTTACTTCATGCAAGATGCTACAGGAGATAAGTATGTCGCTGTGTTTAAGCCCATAGATGAGGAGCCTCTGGCCTTAAACAACCCTCAAGGCCTGCCCCCTTCACATGATGGACAAGGGCTGAAGAGGGGCACCCGAGTTGGGGAAGGCGCGTGGAGGGAGGTGGCAGCGTATATACTGGACCATCCAATTGAGGGTGCTCAGTCGTTGTTTCGTACAGAAATTGGTTTTGCTGGAGTGCCCCCTACAGTGATGACTCAGTGCCTGCACGAAGGGTTTAACCACCCAAATGGATTTGATTGCTCCATTGAGCATATTAAGACTGGATCATTACAAATGTTTAGGGAGAATCATGGAAGCTGTGAAGACATGGGCCCTCGGGATTTCCCTGTTGATGAAGTCCACAAGATCTCTGTCCTTGATATAAGAGTAGCCAATGCTGACAGGCACGCAGGAAACATCTTGCTACACAAAGATCCGGAAAACGGAAAAATAACCCTGATTCCGATTGATCATGGCTACTGCTTGCCTGAAAACGTACTACTCTTTCCTTTTCAAACACTAAAAAAATCATGTAAATAGACTCACATTTTTATCTTGGCTGCAGTTCGAGGACTGCACTTTCGACTGGCTATACTGGCCACAAGCTCGACAACCATTCTCTGGGAAGACATTGGACTACATAAAATCACTTGATGCCGAGAAAGACATAGCAACCCTCAAATTCTATGGATTGGATCTTTCCCCTGAAGTTGCTCGTACGCTCCGTATCTCCACCATGCTTCTGAAGAAAGGGGTGGACAGAGGTCTCACGCCTTTCGCGATAGGAAGCATCATGTGCAGAGAGAACTTGAACAAGAAATCTGTGATAGAGGAGATTGTGCACGAGGCAGAGGACGCCGTGCTCCCAGGTATGAGCGAGGCTGCGTTTCTTGAAGCCGTATCTGAAGTCATGGATTCGACACTTGAGAAACTCCTTCAGTGATCTTAAACTGAGGATTTTTGAAGTTCATATATATTAGCTATATAACCGAAGTTTGTGGGTGCCTACAACAAAGAGAAAGTCTCTCTTTGGGCCTTTTGGTTAGTTGGTTCTAAGTTTTCTTTCCTTATGTGTGGTTAGTTACATTCAACAGGAGCCACACAATTATGAAATAAGAGTGTGTTTATAGTTTTATTAGATTATGGTTGTTGTTAAACACCTCCAATCTCTCTCTTTGATTGTATTATTACAGTCATTTTTCAGAGAGAAATCGATTGGATTTTTATTGATTGATTGTAACACTATTACACATCCTGTTATTAGGATTACAAATGTGATGTAAAGGAAAGTACATCAATacaattatttgattttatgtttATTCTCTAATTcttgaattaatattttttctgAAGAGTCTCTTAACAATTAATCTTTTCTTTTCAGCATTTCCTCTCAagttgaaaaattaaataatttttaaagagtgaactacataaatggtactttatctttcactttcgcacataaatgatacctgatttttattttatatcgtttttggtgccctgtgacaaaaataaccctaggtaccaaatatgtgattttttaggaggatatttttggaaattgcaattaaatagtaccaaacatgtgatttttctttctttctttcttatttctttttttcattctttagtttcttcttctttcttttttctcattagtttatttttcctcttttttcttttctcttctttttcttctttttttacatCTAATTTGCatacataatataaatcaagaacaaaacacctaattaaattaattatttaaaataattatatcaaataaatattttttattaaattattttatactcattttagggttgaaacacctaactaaaaatattcaactctttatatcattatgaatacaatttacaattttaaatttctattaagactatattgatgaattattaatttaatataaaataataataataataataataataataataataataaaattatataatattatatgattcataatttaaataattattctataattatttattaatgtactactagtttttagtattataaccataatattattataataattaaatataattataactataattataattaagtatatttgaatgatattgtaaagtaaattatttattaattaataacatcaaaataataatattaatattgattaataataatagtataaagagtgaggagaatgagagaagagattataatatcactttttgtAGTACTAGTTTTGTATATgtctaaaatattttttatgacacagatgagaaaatatatttatttagagGGCATTTTGGGTTGAAAATCTCATCATGTacaaaaaaatgtgatttatagatataaaaaatgatataaaataaagattaaGTATCATTTATgtataaaagtgaaataggtAAGAGTATATTAATAATAGAAATAACCAAAAATCCAAGGTGAGGACAAAACGAAGCTCATCAACGACAAAAATGAAGCAAACTTCAACATAAACACACACCCATTTCACACTCCTCTCTCTCTATCAAAATGGGGAAACCGCCTCCTCCGATCCACAAACGGGCGGACAAACCTAGCCTCGTGCATCGTAGCCACAGTCTTCCTCATCTTCGTGGTGATCATCGCGTGCATAATCTACCTCACAATCTTCAAACCCAAGGCCCCCTCCCTCACCGTCAACTCAGTCACTCTCCCGGCCTTCTCCGCCACCAACTCCTCCGTCAGCTTCACCTTCTTCCACTACGACAGCTCCATCCACGCAGGCCTCCAGGTGGGCTTCCTGTTCATCCCCGCCGGCCAGACGCAGTACATGGCCGCCACCTTCTCCGTCAAGTCGTTCCCGGTGGAGGTGGAGTCCAAGCTGGAGATGGCGGGCTGGGTTCGGGTCCTGCATTTGTTTAATCATAACGTGGGGGCCCGCGCCGACTGTAGTGTTTCGGTTTCTGTTACTGATGGCTCTGTCTTGGGCTTCCActgttagttttctttttcccTTTATGCGGTTTTTTATCTTCGAATTATATAAAGAGTTATGGATTTTGATTATTTTAGGAGAGTTAAGCGTGAGTGGTGCCTTGTTTGTGGAATCAATTCGATTttattttgcttatgtattttcgatttttgggaagtgattAGTTTAGCAATACAGAGAAGAGCACAAGCCAGAAAATCCTGGCTTTTGTTCCTCTTCGGGATCAGCATTTGAAAAAATTAAGgacaaaaaaaatagtatttTCATACTCTCGTAACATATTCAAAGATATAGGAGACTTGTTTTGGATATAATGTGTTatgaaaataagaataaaataataaagagtgatagttttaaattttgaagAGTATACTCTATCCAACCATGTCTCATAGAAATAAACAATTGGGAGCGAGCAAGAATTTTAATACTTATAAGTAAAACGTaggtgaaaaaataatttaaataatgctAATGGGATGATAAGAACCATTATAAGAGATGTAGTGAAAGTGAACGGAAAGGGTTAGTTGGATGTGAATCCtactttatatattgattttataatgaaatatgagtgaaataaagatagtggaatatgaggtccattaccaaaagtagtaaaaaaacaaatgttacatttattggtggacgaacgaaaatggcaaaatgagacgTTTATtagtggacggatggagtattttataaCTTTGAAATATGATTTGGAAGCTAACCTAATCTTATATTTTTCCTACTAAAACCAATGGTTTAGTGAGAGATCTAAAATTTTGCAAAAACAATCATGGTTGTAACATCAtgaattattttatatacttgcctgagattttgaatttatgcaACCACTAAGCGTTTCAATTTGGCAAGCACATTCCCTGACAAGGCTACCGATGTTCAAGTAGAGTTTCCTTGGATGATTGAACTTAAAACGACCGTGTCCAAGTTCCCACCATGCAAAAAcatcaaattaataatattaaacatTATTTTATAGTTATTTTTGAGTAATTACAATAGTAatagttattatttattaatttaagtaCTAACCAATATTTCCTCATTTGCTTTTGAGTTGAGCACTGTTTTATGGCTTTGGAGATACGACTTATCCTCACCATCGGCCGAAGAATTACAAAATTGACCACCAACACCTATAAAAATCCACACCAcataacaattaattaattcgcataattaaactattttctgcattataaaaattaatgaagGAGTGGCAAAACatttactataattatttaattacctTCTAAGAATGTAGCAAGCTTTCCTATATTAGTGGCAATGAGATTATGCAAATCTCGGCCTGCCCAAACTGGGTAGATGCATAGTGATATAACCATGCAGGTGGCACCGCCGATGAGAATGGTGGTGAGGCGCTCGTACGCCATTTTCCAAATCTGAGAAGCCCGAGCCCCTGAGACCGCGACTAGAGTGAAGGTGAGTATGAAAATCGTCACACCATAATCGTATCGTCTCTTCACTCGTGGCACGAATCTTGTAAACGTTGCTACACTAGCTgcaatcaaattatttatagaTTTTATATTAGAAACTAATAGTTATCATATTGTATGTAGTGAATATAAAATAGTTAATGTAATTAGTTACCTAAAAGAAAAACC from Salvia splendens isolate huo1 chromosome 4, SspV2, whole genome shotgun sequence encodes the following:
- the LOC121798992 gene encoding phosphatidylinositol 4-kinase gamma 4-like encodes the protein MSAVEVALSPFLEGKARYGDCFKDRLNLSTSESIEIYITGGGSMTPMRVMESDSIASVKLRIQTCKGFEVKRQNLVFGGRVLSKTDSLVKDYGISDGNALHLALRISDLLLINVSTASGEEFKFQVDRHRNVGYLKHRIANKGKGVHAIDSDIFCRGEKLHDNGRLISDLSNNGDAVIHLVVHKYAEVCSKAVERDLELSIATPNLNKGVDEEKAKDMLALSRSMLGQDFFLKPDIVNPCVQFPHFLWEMVQSVSDGLAQGKQPAKSSEGMGGTYFMQDATGDKYVAVFKPIDEEPLALNNPQGLPPSHDGQGLKRGTRVGEGAWREVAAYILDHPIEGAQSLFRTEIGFAGVPPTVMTQCLHEGFNHPNGFDCSIEHIKTGSLQMFRENHGSCEDMGPRDFPVDEVHKISVLDIRVANADRHAGNILLHKDPENGKITLIPIDHGYCLPENFEDCTFDWLYWPQARQPFSGKTLDYIKSLDAEKDIATLKFYGLDLSPEVARTLRISTMLLKKGVDRGLTPFAIGSIMCRENLNKKSVIEEIVHEAEDAVLPGMSEAAFLEAVSEVMDSTLEKLLQ
- the LOC121800833 gene encoding aluminum-activated malate transporter 8-like; amino-acid sequence: MFGKIKVKVMDSAKYPKKLGDEDPRRIINASTVVDALMSMFYYFKPLYHSFEEAGMWAILTVVVAFEFTVGGTIAKGLNRGAATLVAAGLGVGAEYLGNACGNKGELIILGALVFLLASVATFTRFVPRVKRRYDYGVTIFILTFTLVAVSGARASQIWKMAYERLTTILIGGATCMVISLCIYPVWAGRDLHNLIATNIGKLATFLEGVGGQFCNSSADGEDKSYLQSHKTVLNSKANEEILVSFAWWELGHGRFKFNHPRKLYLNIGSLVRECACQIETLSGCINSKSQIKNRIKGKRKLTVEAQDRAISNRNRNTTVGAGPHVMIKQMQDPNPARHLQLGLHLHRERLDGEGGGHVLRLAGGDEQEAHLEACVDGAVVVEEGEADGGVGGGEGRESD